Proteins encoded in a region of the Chrysemys picta bellii isolate R12L10 unplaced genomic scaffold, ASM1138683v2 scaf677, whole genome shotgun sequence genome:
- the LOC135979143 gene encoding alpha-2-macroglobulin-like, whose product MLIYTISPNQEPIADSVKFQVENCFANKVDLHFLPAKGLPASDTRLRVGASPGSLCAVRAVDKSVLLMKPEAELSPSSVYNLLPVKELQGYHHGADMLPMDPQEECIAAEKIIVNGVTYAPVSEPDEEDTYSILKEMGLKVFTNSKVRKPHYCLQFPQVAWGYRSSEGFHSEARVSAQALRRTGHARVLDSGYPVMAETLPAAVETVRKYFPETWISDLVPLTSSGSAELPLTIPDTITEWKANAFCTSSDTGFGLSPTASLRAFQPFFVELTLPYSVVRGEAFTLKATVFNYLTRCIRVSISLASSADFRATPVEKEEDSYCLCVNGRKTVSWTVTPISLGKKHSSSDMFGGQIEWHRNVRGQGPGSSKICW is encoded by the exons ATGCTCATATACACCATTTCACCCAATCAGGAGCCTATTGCTGATTCAGTCAAATTCCAGGTCGAAAATTGCTTTGCCAATAAG GTTGACTTGCATTTCTTACCGGCCAAGGGCCTCCCCGCTTCCGACACTCGCCTCCGGGTCGGGGCCTCCCCAGGCTCCCTGTGCGCCGTCCGTGCTGTGGACAAGAGCGTCCTCCTCATGAAGCCTGAAGCCgagctctctcccagctct GTGTATAACCTGCTACCAGTGAAGGAACTTCAGGGGTATCATCATGGCGCAGACATGCTGCCGATGGATCCCCAAGAGGAGTGCATTGCCGCAGAGAAGATAATTGTGAATGGAGTCACCTATGCTCCAGTGTCGGAGCCAGATGAAGAGGACACTTATAGCATCTTAAAG GAAATGGGTTTAAAGGTCTTCACAAACTCCAAGGTGAGAAAGCCACATTATTGCCTCCAGTTCCCTCAAGTTGCTTGGGGTTACAGAAGTTCTGAAGGATTTCACAGTGAAGCCAGGGTATCAGCACAAGCACTCAGGAGAACTG GACACGCAAGGGTACTGGACTCAGGTTACCCTGTCATGGCTGAGACCCTTCCAGCAGCGGTGGAGACAGTTCGAAAGTATTTCCCAGAGACATGGATTTCGGATTTAGTGCCTTTGAC CTCCAGTGGAAGTGCTGAATTGCCCTTGACAATCCCTGATACCATCACAGAATGGAAAGCTAATGCATTCTGCACCTCAAGTGACACTGGCTTTGGCCTGTCCCCAACCGCGTCCCTCAGAGCTTTCCAACCCTTCTTCGTGGAGCTCACCCTGCCCTACTCCGTGGTGCGTGGCGAGGCCTTCACGCTAAAGGCCACTGTCTTCAATTACCTGACCCGCTGCATCAGG GTCAGCATCTCACTGGCTTCATCTGCCGACTTCCGAGCTACCCctgtggagaaggaagaggactcTTATTGTCTCTGCGTGAATGGAAGAAAAACGGTGTCCTGGACTGTGACCCCAATATCTCTGGGTAAGAAACATTCTAGCTCTGATATGTTTGGGGGGCAGATAGAGTGGCACAGAAatgtcagggggcagggacctGGTAGCTCAAAAATCTGTTGGTAG